A genomic region of Rhipicephalus sanguineus isolate Rsan-2018 chromosome 3, BIME_Rsan_1.4, whole genome shotgun sequence contains the following coding sequences:
- the LOC119385423 gene encoding protein GVQW3-like translates to MTERLEQRYCIKFCQKLGDSQVETIGKMKTAFSDYAMSRTQIKEWYNRFKDGRTSVESKPRSGRPSPCRNDQVIAEVNAVVMRDRRVTIREIAEEVGISTFSAHSIMTEDLAMERVEAKFVPKLLTVEQKQLRVEVSQDMLDFQSSDPNFMNTIITGDESWVYGYAPETKSQSSQWKHSTSPRPKKARQVRSSVKVMLSAFFDSCGVVHHEYVPQGQTSTPRVRTTGLNNHQRVLQGCPPSPT, encoded by the coding sequence atgacggagcgactagagcagcgctactgcatcaaattttgccagaAACTGGGCGACAGCCAAGTGGAAACCATTGGGAAGATGAAGACGGCTTTCAGTGACTACGCTATGAGCCGCACACAGAttaaggagtggtacaaccggttTAAAGACGGCCGCACATCGGTGGAGAGCAAGCCGCGCTCCGGTCGGCCATCACCATGCCGAAATGACCAGGTCATTGCCGAAGTGAACGCTGTGGTGATGCGGGACCGTCGTGTGACTATCCGGGAAATTGCGGAAGAGGTGGGCATCAGCACTTtctctgcacattccattatgacCGAAGATTTGGCCATGGAGAGAGTTGAGGCGAAATTCGTGCCGAAACTGCTCACGGTAgagcaaaagcaacttcgtgttgaagtctcACAGGACATGCTGGATTTCCAAAGCAGTGACCCTAACTTCATGAACACCATTATCACTGGCGACGAGTCTTGGGTGTACGGGTACGCCCCggaaaccaaatcccagtcgtcacagtggaagcattccacgtcgccaagaccaaagaaggcccgccaagtgcgcagcagcgtcaaagtgatgctgagtgctttctttgactccTGCGGTGTGGTACACCACGAGTACGTACCACAGGGTCAAACAAGTACTCCACGAGTACGTACCACAGGGTTAAACAATCACCAAAGGGTACTACAGGGATGTCCTCCGTCGCCTACGTGA